From one Lolium rigidum isolate FL_2022 chromosome 4, APGP_CSIRO_Lrig_0.1, whole genome shotgun sequence genomic stretch:
- the LOC124708204 gene encoding WAT1-related protein At5g64700-like — protein MSSDAGKKAYVVAMVIQVIYTGMYVVSKAALDGGMNSFVFIFYRQAAATLLLVPLAIILERRNAPPMSLWLFTKIFLYALLGSTVSMNLHNLSLKYTSATVASATSNSIPVITFLFAVLLHLEAIKLRASSGAAKLAGVALCVGGVLVIALYAGPPLSPLNHHRAFAGHAHAGGGNKQGQWMKGTFLMLLANVTWSLWIVLQARLLKEYPNKLLVTALQCLLSTAQSLALAAAATAGRRDVWRLRLDVGLVAVAYSGFVVTGVSFYLQAWCIEKRGPVFLAMSNPLGLLLTVFCSSFFLGEVVHLGSILGGALLVAGLYSVLWGKSKELPPPPSPCLDHASAIICTVKQGSAASDGDMNMDGVKLEEKRIKLDSQV, from the exons ATGTCGTCGGATGCAGGGAAGAAGGCCTATGTTGTGGCCATGGTGATACAGGTGATCTACACCGGCATGTACGTCGTCTCCAAGGCGGCCTTGGACGGAGGCATGAACTccttcgtcttcatcttctaccGCCAGGCTGCCGCCACTCTTCTCTTGGTGCCGCTCGCCATCATCCTCGAGAG GAGAAACGCGCCACCCATGTCGCTGTGGTTGTTCACTAAGATTTTCTTGTATGCTTTACTCGG GAGCACGGTGAGCATGAACCTTCATAACCTGAGCCTCAAGTACACCTCCGCGACCGTGGCGTCCGCCACGAGCaactccatcccggtgatcacctTCCTCTTCgccgtcctcctccacctcgaaGCCATCAAGCTCCGTGCCTCCTCCGGCGCCGCGAAGCTGGCCGGTGTGGCGCTCTGCGTTGGCGGCGTGCTCGTCATCGCCCTCTACGCGGGGCCACCGCTCAGCCCGCTCAACCACCACCGCGCCTTCGCCGGCCACGCGCACGCCGGCGGCGGGAACAAGCAGGGGCAGTGGATGAAGGGCACGTTCCTGATGCTCCTGGCAAACGTGACGTGGTCGCTCTGGATCGTGCTCCAGGCGCGCCTCCTCAAGGAGTACCCCAACAAGCTGCTGGTCACGGCGCTGCAGTGCCTGCTCAGCACGGCGCAGTCGctcgcgctggcggcggcggcgaccgccgggagGCGGGACGTGTGGAGACTTCGGCTGGACGTGGGGCTTGTCGCCGTGGCGTACTCCGGGTTCGTGGTCACCGGGGTGTCCTTCTACCTGCAGGCGTGGTGCATCGAGAAGCGCGGGCCGGTGTTCCTGGCCATGTCCAACCCGCTGGGCCTCCTGCTCACCGTGTTCTGCTCCTCTTTCTTCCTCGGCGAGGTCGTCCACCTCGGTAGCATCCTCGGCGGGGCGCTGCTCGTGGCAGGGCTGTACAGCGTGCTCTGGGGGAAGAGCAAggagctgccgccgccaccctcgccttgtctagatcatgcaTCAGCAATAATCTGCACCGTGAAACAAGGATCGGCTGCTAGTGATGGTGACATGAACATGGATGGGGTGAAGTTAGAGGAGAAGAGGATCAAGCTGGATTCACAGGTGTAG